The Chloroflexota bacterium genome has a segment encoding these proteins:
- a CDS encoding RraA family protein, translated as MSTFAHLTPAQLAALRAIDSPTIANAIEEFDVRDRRAGYMDGSIRCIYPDLGEIVGYAFTVTFKNREPGDPPMRQEWVRALEHAAAVPAPRILVAHDATPEVPAALFGEIMCTLLTRLDFVGVITDGTVRDLNEVRELGLQYFASSAIVSHGQVTVESFATPVTVAGLSVETGDLLHADCNGVVQIPAEIAPEVAAKAEEVRQDEARLLDALADPAFSLEEFKKVMLG; from the coding sequence GTGTCCACCTTCGCACACCTCACACCCGCGCAGCTTGCTGCCCTGCGGGCGATAGACAGTCCTACCATTGCCAACGCCATCGAAGAATTCGACGTGCGCGACCGCCGCGCCGGGTACATGGATGGATCCATTCGCTGCATCTACCCTGATCTCGGCGAGATCGTGGGTTATGCCTTCACTGTCACCTTCAAGAACCGCGAACCGGGCGACCCGCCCATGCGCCAGGAGTGGGTCAGGGCGCTGGAACACGCGGCGGCCGTGCCTGCCCCGCGCATCTTGGTGGCCCACGACGCCACGCCGGAGGTGCCGGCGGCGCTCTTTGGCGAGATTATGTGCACGCTGCTCACGCGCCTCGACTTCGTGGGCGTCATCACCGACGGTACCGTGCGCGACCTCAATGAGGTGCGGGAGCTCGGCCTGCAGTATTTCGCGTCCAGCGCAATCGTCTCTCACGGGCAAGTCACGGTAGAATCTTTTGCCACGCCGGTGACCGTTGCGGGCCTCTCCGTCGAGACTGGCGACCTGCTGCATGCCGACTGCAACGGCGTCGTCCAGATTCCCGCCGAAATCGCGCCCGAGGTCGCCGCCAAAGCCGAGGAAGTCCGCCAGGACGAGGCAAGACTCCTCGACGCTCTCGCCGATCCGGCGTTTTCGCTAGAGGAATTTAAGAAGGTCATGTTGGGGTAA
- a CDS encoding amidohydrolase family protein, which translates to MLIDTHTYIGHWGFRALPWRDASGLLRAMDRHGIDQAWVSSASAILYRNSHAANEELHAEVSKHRDRLVPFAVINPTYADWEHDLAVCREEFGCRGVRLYPPYHRYTLRDQSCRELVEAAIASDLVISVPHWVEDDRERSWLLAQPGIVPVAEMAALAEAHPNGRFVFHYGLGFTDTPLGQRGAVQAAYGLDIARLPVFVKEELPTLLTSIGPERLVFGSGMPLTSAEVPLYKLEVLDVAVEVLEQIRWQNAQRLLGLQT; encoded by the coding sequence TTGCTCATAGACACCCACACGTACATCGGCCATTGGGGCTTTCGCGCCTTGCCGTGGCGCGATGCGAGCGGCTTGTTGCGCGCCATGGACCGGCACGGCATCGACCAGGCGTGGGTCTCGTCTGCCAGCGCCATCCTCTACCGTAATTCCCACGCGGCCAACGAGGAACTCCACGCCGAGGTGAGCAAGCATCGAGACCGCCTGGTGCCGTTTGCCGTCATCAACCCCACGTACGCCGACTGGGAACACGACCTGGCGGTCTGCCGGGAGGAATTCGGATGCCGGGGCGTGCGGCTCTACCCGCCCTATCACCGCTACACCTTGCGCGACCAGTCTTGCCGTGAACTGGTTGAGGCGGCCATTGCCAGCGACCTTGTGATCTCCGTTCCCCACTGGGTGGAGGATGATCGCGAGCGGTCGTGGCTGCTGGCGCAACCCGGCATCGTGCCGGTGGCGGAAATGGCAGCGCTGGCTGAAGCGCATCCGAATGGGCGCTTCGTCTTTCACTACGGCTTGGGCTTTACGGATACTCCCCTGGGTCAGCGCGGCGCGGTGCAGGCCGCGTACGGGCTGGATATTGCGCGCCTTCCGGTGTTCGTGAAAGAGGAATTGCCCACGCTCCTCACAAGCATCGGCCCGGAGCGGTTGGTCTTTGGCAGCGGCATGCCGCTCACATCGGCGGAGGTGCCGCTCTATAAGCTGGAGGTCCTCGACGTTGCGGTGGAGGTCCTGGAACAAATCCGCTGGCAGAACGCGCAGCGCCTGCTAGGGCTGCAGACCTAA
- a CDS encoding MoaD family protein, with translation MGVKVYIPTPYRRFTGNQSRVELEAANVAQLLQELERQFPGIGAQIADENGDIPGYLNVYVNSEEVRTLQGKDTALSDGDEISVIPAMAGGL, from the coding sequence ATGGGAGTAAAAGTCTACATTCCGACACCGTATCGTCGTTTCACCGGCAATCAGTCCCGGGTGGAACTCGAAGCGGCAAACGTTGCGCAGCTTTTGCAGGAACTGGAGCGCCAGTTCCCTGGCATCGGCGCACAGATCGCAGACGAAAACGGCGATATCCCCGGCTACCTCAACGTCTACGTCAACTCAGAAGAAGTACGCACGCTCCAAGGCAAAGACACCGCGCTCTCCGACGGCGACGAGATCTCAGTGATCCCCGCCATGGCGGGCGGTCTATAG
- a CDS encoding NUDIX hydrolase N-terminal domain-containing protein, whose protein sequence is MANAEQNKTREEMQDIADQLRAIGQTGLFYARREDDEYDIARYERVLELAARLIALADTRSVDEILKIYNGDIDVQSPKVAAFGAVFDPQGRVLLIQRSDNRLWAMPGGMVEVGETAAQAAEREIWEETGVRVRAEQLIGIYDNRAYGGRAPFQTYMVGFMCSFVSGTPHPTSEALDVGYFTEDALPSLTPGARDRVPQAFAWQRAERTESHFERELA, encoded by the coding sequence ATGGCCAATGCAGAGCAGAACAAAACTCGCGAAGAAATGCAGGACATTGCCGATCAGTTGCGGGCGATTGGGCAGACGGGGCTCTTCTATGCGCGGCGGGAGGATGACGAGTACGACATTGCCCGCTACGAGCGCGTATTGGAGTTGGCCGCGCGGCTCATTGCGCTCGCTGATACGCGCTCGGTAGACGAGATTCTGAAGATATACAACGGCGACATTGACGTGCAGTCGCCGAAAGTAGCGGCGTTTGGCGCGGTCTTCGATCCGCAGGGCCGCGTGCTGCTCATACAACGGTCAGACAACCGCCTCTGGGCCATGCCGGGCGGCATGGTGGAGGTCGGCGAGACCGCGGCACAGGCGGCGGAACGGGAAATCTGGGAGGAGACCGGCGTGCGCGTGCGCGCCGAGCAGCTTATCGGTATTTACGACAACCGCGCCTACGGCGGCCGCGCGCCGTTTCAGACGTATATGGTTGGGTTCATGTGCTCGTTCGTTTCCGGTACGCCGCACCCGACGAGCGAAGCCCTGGACGTAGGCTACTTTACCGAAGATGCGCTACCGTCGCTCACGCCCGGCGCCCGCGACCGCGTGCCTCAGGCCTTCGCCTGGCAGCGCGCCGAGCGCACCGAGTCGCACTTCGAGCGTGAGCTTGCGTGA
- a CDS encoding amidohydrolase family protein: MAEGNGRPELFDVNVSLGPLPQRPPGSPVDAASLLELLDAYDISRALVTHTHAKWHDPTDGNERLLQAIAGEPRLSPCWVVMPAATREVPPETEQVDQLLAAGARAARLCPKTHILVLEPWVIEPLAQALADKRVPVLLDFDNAHYSEPRHWDFIAWLLEAFPDLPVILLRQSHADFRVLFPLLERSPNLYVETSYLGGHSALIELAERWGAERFIFGTGLPIFEPALPITTLSYGGLEPAARAEIAGASLQRLLDGCKV; encoded by the coding sequence ATGGCGGAAGGTAACGGGCGACCCGAACTCTTCGATGTCAACGTCTCACTTGGCCCATTGCCGCAGCGGCCGCCGGGGTCGCCCGTCGATGCCGCGAGCTTGCTGGAGCTGCTGGATGCGTATGATATTTCACGGGCGCTGGTGACGCATACCCATGCCAAGTGGCACGACCCCACAGACGGCAATGAACGTCTCTTGCAGGCCATTGCCGGCGAGCCGCGCCTTTCCCCGTGTTGGGTGGTAATGCCTGCTGCCACGCGTGAAGTGCCGCCGGAAACGGAGCAAGTCGATCAACTGCTGGCGGCAGGTGCGCGCGCCGCGCGACTCTGTCCCAAGACCCACATCCTCGTGCTCGAACCGTGGGTGATCGAGCCGCTCGCGCAAGCCCTCGCCGACAAACGGGTGCCGGTTCTGCTCGACTTCGACAACGCCCACTACAGCGAGCCGCGGCACTGGGACTTCATCGCGTGGCTGCTGGAGGCGTTTCCCGATTTGCCGGTGATTCTCTTGCGGCAGTCCCACGCCGACTTTCGCGTGCTCTTCCCGCTGCTCGAACGCTCGCCGAACCTCTATGTGGAAACTTCCTATCTGGGCGGGCACAGCGCCCTCATTGAACTGGCAGAGCGGTGGGGAGCCGAGCGCTTCATCTTTGGCACCGGCCTGCCGATTTTCGAACCGGCTTTGCCCATCACTACGCTGTCTTACGGCGGATTGGAGCCCGCAGCGCGCGCGGAAATCGCGGGGGCAAGCCTGCAGCGTCTCCTCGACGGCTGCAAGGTGTAG
- a CDS encoding MmgE/PrpD family protein — MEPLEALVSFVADLRYEDLTPNAVAAVKVQIADALACALAGSAAPLTPEIVARQARWGGAPEATVLVYGHRLPAPTAAWLNAAMVHAHDFDDSHRASNQHVFVTLLPAALAAAESLGTPIAGRDLITALAAAAEFQIRLGLSVLPHMHVGWLPTAVFGGLGAAAVSGKLLGLPTEGMANAIGLAYAQAQGNRQGLLEGNVAKRLTPAFSARAGVHAAVLAEIGVTGPHALATGAYGLFALFGGGYGDASVLTAGLGAHFAVEDIALKPYPCCRAAHRPIDMALEAKDQLQPSDATDIAAVDVWLHPRGHALIGQPFQIRQNPQVDAQFSAQWTVAFALVHGAPGLADFAPEAGRAATDVHRLAQTIKVHRLPDAGPATLERLTVTLKDGRRAAISHADVKGEPSLPLTRSERRGKFLACAGYAHHPLDVRQAEAVFTGIERLEESNDIRPLIAQLATPPGHAGSR, encoded by the coding sequence ATGGAACCTCTTGAAGCGCTCGTATCCTTCGTCGCTGATCTGCGCTATGAAGACCTGACGCCGAACGCGGTCGCAGCCGTCAAAGTGCAGATTGCCGATGCGCTGGCGTGCGCCCTTGCCGGGTCGGCAGCGCCTTTGACCCCGGAGATCGTGGCGCGGCAAGCCCGCTGGGGCGGCGCGCCGGAAGCGACGGTGCTTGTCTATGGGCATCGCCTGCCGGCGCCCACGGCGGCATGGCTCAATGCGGCCATGGTCCACGCCCACGACTTCGACGATTCGCATCGCGCCTCCAATCAACACGTTTTCGTGACGCTCCTGCCTGCGGCGCTGGCCGCTGCCGAGAGTCTGGGCACACCGATCGCGGGGCGGGACCTCATCACCGCTCTCGCCGCTGCGGCGGAATTTCAGATTCGCCTGGGTCTCTCCGTTCTGCCCCACATGCACGTGGGTTGGCTGCCGACGGCAGTCTTTGGCGGGCTGGGCGCGGCGGCGGTGAGTGGCAAATTGCTCGGCTTGCCAACCGAGGGTATGGCGAACGCCATCGGGCTGGCTTACGCGCAAGCGCAAGGAAACCGCCAGGGGCTCTTGGAAGGAAATGTCGCCAAGCGCCTGACACCGGCATTCAGTGCACGGGCGGGGGTGCATGCGGCGGTGCTGGCCGAAATCGGCGTCACCGGCCCCCATGCGCTCGCGACGGGCGCATACGGACTCTTTGCCCTCTTTGGCGGCGGCTACGGTGACGCATCCGTTCTCACGGCAGGTCTCGGCGCACACTTCGCCGTAGAAGACATTGCCCTGAAGCCGTATCCCTGCTGCCGCGCGGCGCACCGGCCGATAGACATGGCCCTGGAGGCCAAGGATCAGCTACAACCGTCTGACGCAACAGACATTGCCGCCGTGGACGTGTGGCTGCATCCGCGCGGGCACGCTCTGATCGGTCAGCCCTTCCAAATACGGCAGAACCCGCAGGTAGACGCGCAGTTCAGCGCGCAGTGGACGGTGGCTTTTGCGCTGGTGCACGGTGCGCCCGGACTTGCGGACTTCGCGCCGGAGGCGGGGCGCGCAGCCACAGACGTACACAGGCTGGCACAGACGATTAAGGTGCACCGCTTGCCCGACGCTGGACCCGCCACGTTGGAGCGTCTCACGGTGACACTCAAGGACGGACGCCGGGCAGCAATCAGCCATGCCGATGTCAAGGGCGAGCCCAGCCTCCCGTTGACGCGGTCGGAGCGCCGAGGAAAGTTCCTCGCGTGCGCCGGGTACGCCCACCATCCACTGGACGTCAGACAAGCAGAAGCCGTCTTCACCGGCATTGAACGCCTGGAGGAGAGCAACGACATCCGTCCCCTCATCGCGCAACTCGCAACTCCTCCCGGTCATGCGGGCTCGCGGTAG